A single genomic interval of Gouania willdenowi chromosome 22, fGouWil2.1, whole genome shotgun sequence harbors:
- the ptafr gene encoding platelet-activating factor receptor, translating into METFPKTEQISTTPSPDPVLTTTNVSSFLDSEFRYVLFPIVYSLVFILGFFANLYVLFVLRCLRQAKAMGEIRIYMTNLTIADLLFVSALPFWIGYYSRHGDWVYGDFMCRLTGSFFFINTYGTILFLAAISLNRYWAVTRPLDMASSDHRRRGIVVCVVIWLFTLSMSIPYLATPATNSDSPSSNVTRCFEGYQEETNFQKRTVAITHFIIIGLFLVIFLLVVVCNFLIARELLSQNLPESGLGSVAHESRKCNGSGKRRRGPKRRALQMLWAVVGVFVLCFTPHHVLQGFWTLAVLRITEGWGHVDWGQDTRQILNDLHQITLALMGLNCILDPVIYFFATTKFRRFITAHMKKLARGEGCSQTLTSQVSRDSRNQSMRLQSERH; encoded by the coding sequence ATGGAGACTTTTCCAAAGACTGAACAAATCTCTACGACTCCAAGTCCTGATCCGGTTCTAACGACCACCAATGTCTCGTCTTTCCTGGACTCGGAGTTCCGTTACGTGCTCTTCCCCATCGTCTACAGCCTCGTCTTCATCCTCGGGTTCTTCGCAAACCTCTACGTGCTCTTTGTTCTGCGATGCCTCCGTCAAGCCAAGGCCATGGGAGAAATACGCATCTACATGACCAACCTGACCATCGCCGACCTGCTGTTCGTCAGCGCCCTCCCCTTCTGGATCGGTTACTATAGTCGCCACGGCGACTGGGTCTATGGAGACTTCATGTGCAGGCTGACGGGCTCCTTCTTCTTCATCAATACTTACGGCACCATCCTCTTCCTCGCAGCCATCAGCCTGAACCGTTACTGGGCGGTGACTCGGCCCCTGGACATGGCCTCGTCGGACCACAGGAGGCGTGGGATCGTGGTGTGCGTTGTCATCTGGTTGTTCACGTTGTCCATGTCCATTCCATATCTGGCTACTCCAGCAACCAACAGCGACAGCCCATCGAGCAATGTCACCCGCTGCTTTGAGGGATACCAAGAAGAAACCAACTTTCAGAAGAGAACCGTGGCCATCACCCATTTCATCATCATCGGATTGTTTCTGGTTATATTcttactcgttgtggtgtgtaACTTCCTCATTGCTCGAGAGTTACTGTCACAGAATCTTCCTGAATCAGGACTCGGATCTGTGGCGCACGAATCCAGAAAGTGCAACGGATCTGGTAAGAGGCGGAGAGGGCCGAAACGAAGGGCCCTGCAGATGTTATGGGCCGTGGTCGGTGTCTTTGTTCTGTGCTTCACGCCTCATCACGTCCTCCAGGGATTCTGGACCCTGGCTGTGCTGCGGATCACAGAGGGCTGGGGCCACGTGGACTGGGGCCAGGACACGCGCCAGATACTCAACGACCTGCATCAGATCACGCTGGCTCTCATGGGCCTCAACTGCATCCTGGATCCGGTGATTTACTTCTTTGCCACGACCAAGTTCAGGAGATTTATAACGGCTCACATGAAGAAGTTGGCCAGGGGAGAAGGATGCTCGCAGACCCTCACCTCACAGGTCTCCAGGGACAGCAGGAACCAGAGCATGAGACTTCAGAGCGAGCGACATTAA
- the dkc1 gene encoding H/ACA ribonucleoprotein complex subunit DKC1, with protein sequence MAETSEKKKKKSKRISEEVGEIQQSEDFLIRPESKVPVLDTSQWPLLLKNFDKLNIRTAHYTPLPNGSNPLKRNIHDYVRSGFINLDKPANPSSHEVVAWVRRILRVEKTGHSGTLDPKVTGCLIVCVDRATRLVKSQQSAGKEYVGIVRLHNAIESEHTLARAMETLTGALFQRPPLIAAVKRQLRVRTIYESKLLEFDSERRLGIFWVSCEAGTYIRTLCVHLGLVLGVGGQMQELRRVRSGVLGEKDNMVTMHDVMDAQWQFDHNKDETYLRRVIFPLEKLLVSHRRLVMKDSAVNAICYGAKIMIPGVLRYEDGIEINQDIVVMTTKGEAVCTAVALMTTAVISTCDHGVVAKIKRVIMERDTYPRKWGLGPKASHKKMMVQKGLLDKHGKPNGSTPQGWTEQYVDYSVSTVTPEAEASSKRKREPESEEETTEPTKKEKKKKKEKKSKTEAEETTETEDVESAKKKKKKKKKQEEEVSE encoded by the exons ATGGCGGAGACAAGCG agaagaagaaaaagaagtcgAAAAGGATCAGTGAAGAAGTCGGA GAGATCCAGCAAAGCGAAGACTTCTTGATCCGACCAGAGTCCAAAGTTCCCGTCCTCGACACGTCTCAGTGGCCTCTGCTTCTAAAG AACTTTGATAAGCTAAATATCCGGACCGCTCACTACACCCCCCTACCCAACGGTAGCAACCCCCTGAAGAGAAATATCCATGACTACGTCAG GTCTGGTTTCATTAATCTGGACAAACCTGCGAACCCATCGTCCCATGAGGTGGTGGCGTGGGTCCGGAGGATTCTACGTGTGGAGAAGACGGGTCACAGTGGGACGTTGGACCCTAAAGTCACAGGATGTCTGATTGTTTGTGTGGATCGAGCCACGCGATTGGTCAAGTCCCAGCAGAGCGCTG GTAAAGAATACGTGGGAATCGTGCGTCTACACAACGCCATAGAGAGTGAACACACACTGGCTCGG GCAATGGAGACGTTGACTGGAGCTTTGTTCCAACGACCACCTCTGATTGCTGCTGTGAAACGGCAGCTGAGAGTGCGAACCATCTACGAGAGTAAACTACTGGAGTTTGACTCTGAGAGGAGATTAG GGATCTTCTGGGTGAGCTGTGAAGCAGGAACCTACATCAGAACTCTGTGCGTCCATCTTGGCTTGGTGCTGGGAGTCGGAGGTCAGATGCAGGAGCTGAGACGAGTCCGGTCCGGGGTCCTGGGagaaaag GACAACATGGTGACGATGCATGACGTGATGGATGCCCAGTGGCAGTTCGACCACAACAAAGACGAGACTTACCTGAGGAGAGTGATCTTCCCTCTGGAGAAGCTGCTGGTGTCTCACCGACGGTTGGTGATGAAAGACAGCGCT GTCAATGCCATCTGTTACGGAGCTAAAATCATGATTCCTGGAGTTTTGCGCTACGAGGACGGCATCGAAATCAACCAGGACATTGTTGTCATGACAACCAAAGGAGAGGCTGTctgcacag CGGTGGCCCTGATGACTACAGCAGTGATTTCTACGTGTGATCACGGCGTGGTGGCAAAGATTAAACGAGTCATCATGGAGAGGGACACGTACCCTCGGAAGTGGGGGCTCGGCCCCAAG GCGAGTCACAAGAAAATGATGGTCCAGAAAGGACTTCTGGACAAACACGGGAAACCCAACGGCAGCACGCCGCAGGGCTGGACGGAGCAGTACGTGGACTACAG TGTTTCTACGGTAACACCAGAGGCTGAAGCTTCATCAAAG AGGAAACGGGAGCCAGAGAGTGAGGAAGAAACGACGGAACCCAcgaaaaaagagaagaagaagaagaaagagaagaagtCGAAAACAGAAGCTGAAGAAACGACAGAAACAGAA GATGTGGAGAgtgcgaagaagaagaagaagaaaaagaaaaaacaggaggaggaagttTCGGAGTGA